Sequence from the Desulfovibrio sp. TomC genome:
TAGAGCCGGCAGGTGACGGGCCGGAACGGGTAGAGCACGCACCGCTCGTCGTCGCCCAGCAGCGGACAGCGGATGCGCTCGCGCGACATGCTTTCGAGGATGTCCCGGGTGGAGACGCCCTCTTCGCCGGCCCGAAAGGCCTTGCGCTTGAGCTTGGCGGCGTCGCGGTCGGCCTTGTTGGCCCGTTCGATCACGGCGTCGCGGGCCGGGCCGGAGGGAAAGGCCTTGTTGAACTGGTGGTTGAGGTACAGCGCCTCGATAAAGGTCAGGTCGAACAGGGCATGGCAGCAGTCGCTGCACCCGGCGCCGCAACTGACAAAGTCCGGGCACATTTCAGAGACTTTGGCAAAGGCGGCGTCGGCCTCGGCGGCGATGGCCTCATAGCGGGCAAAGGCGGGGGAAAAGTCCAACTGCATCGGTGGGCTCCGGCGGCCCGGACCTGCCGACCGCCGGTGTCCCGGCAAAGGGTCGGGCGGCCCGGGCCGGAGACGGCAGGGGGGCAGACACTGGCCGCCTGTCCCCGTTTGCCGGTTAACTATTTGAATCGATTTCGTTATTCTTCTTCAACGATGAGGGCGTTCTGGTCGCAGACCTCGACGCAGGATTCGCAGCCCAGGCATTCTTCCATGTTGACGGCCACGGCCTTGCCGTCTTGCATCTCATAGACTTCCACCGGACACACGTCGACGCATTCGCCGTCGCCAATGCATTTTTGCGTGTCGACAATGACGCGATATCCCATGACAAACCTCCGAAACCCGGGACGTCATATCCGTTTTTGCAGACATGCCGCTATGTTAGCGAGACGACCCGCATCTGATCGATAAAGATCAAGCAGGCTTATCGCCGGGTCGGTTTCGTGTCAAGGGAGCGGCGGCCGATGGGGCGTCAGTGGCGGGCATGGTCCGGTCTTTTTTCGGGATTTTCGGCCTTTTTGGGGGATTTGTCTGGCGCGCGCGCGGGCGTGTAACCGGGGATCGGTCTGGGACGTCCCGCTATCTGTTTGAAAATGCGAAGATTATTTTCTTACAAAAGGGCTAAAGTTCCTGTTGGAGAATGCCGAAAAGCGAGATGAAGACCCACTCTAACCTTTACGCAGGGATGCCTGAAAGCCAGGGACGGCCATGGGCAAGTTAACCTATTTACGACCGCGACGCGGCGATATTCAACCGGTTCTCGTGTTGCTCACCTCGCACAGGCTCGATTGCTTTCTCGTCTGCATCAGATGCCTGGAGCGCTACACCGATCTTACCCGCTTCAAGCGTATTTATGTGGTGGCCAATGCGCCGACCCCGGAGCATCAGGCCATGGCCCGGGGTTTTACCGCCCGCCACTCCAACGTCACCCTTATCGAACGGGGGCCGCGCGGTCTCGTGCCGGCTGTGCACAGCGTGCAAAACGAGATATTGGCCGCCCATTTCGATGATGTGATCATCAAGATTGATGAAGACCTGTTCGTCACGCCCCACTGGCTCGAACACCTCATTGACGGCTATCTCGACCATGCCGAGCGTCCCGACGTGCCGCTGGTCATGCCGCTTGTTCCGATCAGCCCGCCCGGACGCCACGTTTTAAACCGCTTCCTGCGCCTGTCCTATCCTTCCGAGCGTTCGATGTTTGTCGGTCCGCCGATTGAGGAGAACTGGGTCTATCACCGCTGGATGTGGGAAAAGCTCATCCACGAGAATCTGGCCGACGTCTATCTGCACGACGCGCCGCCCAAGTATTCCTACGTGGGCTACCTGACCATCAACTGCGTCATTTTCGATCAGCGCATCATGCGGCTCGTGCTGCCGTTTCCCACCACCCGGGTGGCCGGCCAGACCACGTCGGACGAAAAGGCCTTCAATCTGGCCTTAAGCGCCGGCAAGATGAAGGTGGCCGTGCTTGGGCGCAGTCTTGCCCACCACTATAGTTTTTCCAAGTGCGAGGCCTACCTGCGCTCCCATATGCCGCTGGAACGGATCTGGCGTTTCATGCAGGGCCTGCCCGATGCCCCGGTGATCACCCGGCGAAGCCGCACTCCGGCCATGCCCGGCGACCTGAAGCTTCTCAAGGTGGGCGGCTAGGGCTCCGCACCCGGGCCGGCCGGCCCGGTCGGGAGTTGCCGGCCCGGCCTTGGCAGCGTAGCATTGCGAAAACGCGCACGTCGCAGGGACTTTGCCCCGGCGGCGGGCGCGTTTCCCTTTTTTAGGGGGCGGCTTCGGGAGTTGGGGCGCATACCGCCGCCGGGGACAGCGACGCCCTGGAGCGGGCCTGGTCCCGGGGCGCAGCCGGACAGACCCGGGGACACCCACACAAGGATGAAGCACCCATGCGCAGCATTGGCAAATACTCGATTCACGGCGTGCTCGGACGCGGCGGCATGGGCGCGGTGTTCAAGGCCCGGATTCCGGTCATCGGCCGGATCGTGGCTCTCAAACTGCTTCGCCCCAATGAACTGACTCTGTCCCTGTGGGGCCGGGAGCGGGTGGAGCGGCTTTTTCGCGACGAGGCAGCCCTGCTCGGTTCGCTTCGCCACCACAATCTGGTTGATGTCTTTGACTACGAGGCCTCCGGGCCATGGCCGTAC
This genomic interval carries:
- a CDS encoding ferredoxin; protein product: MGYRVIVDTQKCIGDGECVDVCPVEVYEMQDGKAVAVNMEECLGCESCVEVCDQNALIVEEE
- a CDS encoding glycosyltransferase, whose protein sequence is MGKLTYLRPRRGDIQPVLVLLTSHRLDCFLVCIRCLERYTDLTRFKRIYVVANAPTPEHQAMARGFTARHSNVTLIERGPRGLVPAVHSVQNEILAAHFDDVIIKIDEDLFVTPHWLEHLIDGYLDHAERPDVPLVMPLVPISPPGRHVLNRFLRLSYPSERSMFVGPPIEENWVYHRWMWEKLIHENLADVYLHDAPPKYSYVGYLTINCVIFDQRIMRLVLPFPTTRVAGQTTSDEKAFNLALSAGKMKVAVLGRSLAHHYSFSKCEAYLRSHMPLERIWRFMQGLPDAPVITRRSRTPAMPGDLKLLKVGG